The Ranitomeya imitator isolate aRanImi1 chromosome 3, aRanImi1.pri, whole genome shotgun sequence genome has a window encoding:
- the TAX1BP3 gene encoding tax1-binding protein 3, with protein MSFIPGQPVTAVVQRVEIHKLRQGENLILGFSIGGGIDQDPSQNPFSEDKTDKGIYVTRVSEGGPAEVAGLQMGDKIMQVNGWDMTMVTHDQARKRLTKKNEEVVRLLVTRKSLQEAVRQSMRP; from the exons CAAAGAGTTGAAATCCATAAGCTGCGTCAGGGGGAGAACCTGATCCTGGGCTTCAGTATCGGAGGAGGTATAGATCAAGACCCCAGCCAGAACCCCTTTTCGGAGGACAAGACAGATAAG GGAATCTATGTCACGCGAGTTAGTGAAGGAGGACCTGCAGAGGTGGCTGGTCTTCAAATGGGAGACAAAATCATGCAG GTGAATGGATGGGACATGACCATGGTGACACATGATCAGGCTCGAAAACGTCTCACTAAGAAGAATGAGGAAGTTGTCCGGCTTCTAGTGACCCGGAAATCCCTGCAGGAGGCCGTGAGGCAGTCTATGAGGCCATAA